From Candidatus Pedobacter colombiensis, one genomic window encodes:
- a CDS encoding sulfatase-like hydrolase/transferase, with protein MRTYKVKGLLIAAVLLAGFGNTKVQAQKASASKPNIIIIMTDQQTADAMSNAGNKDLHTPAMDMLAANGTRFTRAYCAQPLCTPSRSSIFSGRMPHETGFTGNSPEKDGQWPDSVLMMGKILKAGGYKTGYVGKWHLPVPVTKIEQHGFETIENTGTGDYTDAVTPSQCAAFIKKNKANPFLLVASFLNPHDICEWARGDELKMDVLDAAPDTAFCPKLPANWRIPAHEPAIVREQQKVNPRTYPSVGWNETEWRQYRWAYNRLVEKVDNYVAMVLGSLKKYGIEDNTIIIFTSDHGDGYAAHEWNQKQILYEESAKIPFMISKIGQWKAKTDDQLVCNGIDMIPTICGFAGIQTPANLKGVDLSKRISNPSLKLRDTLVIETDFADNDRLLGIKGRAVMKYSRFAGQL; from the coding sequence ATGAGGACGTACAAAGTGAAAGGATTACTGATAGCTGCTGTATTGTTGGCTGGATTTGGAAATACTAAGGTACAGGCCCAAAAGGCAAGTGCTTCAAAGCCGAATATCATCATCATCATGACAGATCAGCAAACTGCTGATGCAATGAGTAATGCAGGTAACAAGGATTTACATACGCCAGCCATGGATATGCTGGCTGCTAATGGAACCCGTTTTACCCGCGCGTATTGCGCTCAACCACTTTGTACGCCTTCAAGGTCATCCATTTTTAGTGGCAGAATGCCCCATGAAACCGGCTTTACAGGGAACTCTCCTGAAAAAGACGGACAATGGCCGGATTCTGTGTTGATGATGGGTAAAATACTTAAGGCAGGAGGCTATAAAACCGGCTATGTCGGCAAATGGCACCTGCCTGTTCCTGTTACCAAAATAGAACAGCATGGTTTTGAAACCATCGAAAATACCGGTACAGGAGATTATACTGATGCAGTTACGCCATCACAATGTGCTGCCTTTATTAAAAAAAACAAGGCTAATCCTTTCTTACTGGTGGCTTCCTTTCTTAATCCGCATGACATTTGTGAATGGGCCAGAGGAGATGAATTGAAAATGGATGTATTAGATGCAGCGCCTGATACTGCATTTTGTCCTAAATTACCTGCCAACTGGCGGATACCTGCGCATGAACCTGCTATCGTGAGGGAGCAGCAAAAAGTAAATCCACGTACGTATCCTTCAGTAGGTTGGAATGAAACAGAATGGCGTCAATATCGCTGGGCCTATAACCGATTGGTAGAGAAGGTAGATAATTACGTAGCTATGGTGCTGGGTTCCTTAAAGAAATACGGTATTGAAGATAATACGATTATCATTTTTACCAGTGACCATGGCGATGGTTATGCAGCCCATGAATGGAATCAAAAACAGATCCTTTATGAGGAATCCGCTAAAATACCATTTATGATTTCTAAAATCGGGCAATGGAAAGCAAAAACTGACGATCAATTGGTTTGCAATGGAATTGATATGATCCCAACTATATGTGGCTTTGCAGGTATTCAAACACCCGCAAATTTAAAAGGAGTTGATTTAAGCAAGCGTATCTCAAACCCTAGCCTTAAACTGCGTGATACGCTGGTTATAGAAACTGATTTTGCCGATAATGATCGGTTATTAGGCATTAAGGGGAGGGCTGTGATGAAGTACTCCCGGTTTGCTGGACAGCTATAG
- a CDS encoding sulfatase, producing the protein MKFNNFKYIPAALMMVLTWASCSPKKTETRPNILILMSDNQSWNHAGVYGDKVVRTPNTDKIASEGVRFTNVFCNSPSCTPARGSILTGKDIWSLEEGANLWGTLPTTLTIYTDLMEQAGYKVGFNGKGWGPGSYEANGRPHNPAGNYFKTFKDFLKDRKGEEPWTFWISSYEPGRPYDPNNIQATGSGKAAGIDPDKVTVPKYLPDSKEVRGDIADYYAQVEKFDRIIGETMAQLKASGQLENTVVVVCADNGWQMPRGLANLYDFGTHVPLIISWPGKFKSNAVAENLVTLNDLAPTFLELANIKLPSDMTAKSLLPFVDEQTKPAKERDYVVYGRERHAFVRQHGTSYPGRAIRTKEFLYIRNYEPNRWPAGDPPLYGDVDPYMMHYPGPAKFYLMANKDNPKVKPLFDLAFAKRPADELFDVNKDPDELVNLAYKPEYAQIKQKLAEKLDAYLKATKDPRAVGGKIIWDNTPYFSEIDKTPRPSKEAQKQFKLDSVYNYLK; encoded by the coding sequence ATGAAGTTTAACAATTTTAAATACATCCCGGCTGCACTCATGATGGTGCTTACCTGGGCTTCCTGCTCTCCTAAAAAAACAGAGACAAGGCCCAACATATTAATTCTAATGTCTGACAACCAATCCTGGAACCACGCAGGTGTTTATGGAGATAAAGTAGTTAGAACACCTAATACGGATAAAATAGCCAGCGAAGGGGTAAGATTTACCAATGTATTTTGTAACTCACCATCGTGTACACCAGCGCGCGGAAGTATATTAACAGGTAAAGATATCTGGAGTCTTGAAGAAGGTGCCAATCTGTGGGGCACATTGCCAACTACGCTTACCATATATACTGATTTGATGGAGCAGGCAGGTTATAAAGTTGGTTTTAATGGTAAAGGATGGGGTCCAGGTAGCTATGAAGCTAACGGTCGCCCTCATAATCCTGCAGGTAATTATTTTAAAACATTTAAAGATTTTCTTAAAGACAGAAAGGGTGAGGAGCCCTGGACCTTTTGGATAAGCAGTTATGAACCTGGCAGACCATATGATCCGAACAATATTCAGGCAACTGGTTCTGGTAAGGCAGCAGGCATTGACCCGGATAAAGTTACCGTACCAAAGTATTTGCCAGATTCGAAGGAAGTACGTGGTGATATAGCCGATTATTATGCGCAAGTTGAGAAGTTTGATCGTATCATTGGCGAAACTATGGCACAATTGAAAGCCAGTGGCCAGCTTGAAAATACAGTTGTAGTTGTTTGCGCTGATAATGGATGGCAAATGCCACGAGGCTTAGCTAATTTGTATGATTTTGGTACCCATGTGCCACTTATTATTTCCTGGCCGGGTAAATTTAAAAGCAATGCCGTTGCCGAAAATTTAGTTACATTGAATGATCTTGCCCCAACATTTTTGGAGTTGGCAAATATTAAATTGCCTTCAGATATGACCGCTAAAAGTCTTTTACCTTTTGTTGATGAGCAGACAAAACCAGCAAAAGAAAGAGATTATGTAGTATATGGTAGAGAACGTCATGCTTTTGTGCGTCAACATGGTACGAGTTATCCTGGTCGGGCGATTCGTACAAAGGAGTTCCTATACATTCGCAATTATGAACCAAACAGATGGCCTGCAGGTGATCCACCGCTTTATGGTGATGTTGATCCTTATATGATGCACTATCCAGGTCCTGCTAAGTTTTATTTAATGGCCAATAAAGACAATCCTAAAGTAAAGCCTTTATTTGACCTGGCATTTGCTAAAAGACCAGCTGATGAATTGTTTGATGTGAATAAAGATCCTGATGAGTTGGTTAACCTGGCTTATAAGCCTGAGTATGCTCAAATTAAACAAAAACTTGCGGAGAAATTGGACGCCTATCTTAAAGCAACTAAAGACCCCAGGGCTGTAGGTGGAAAAATCATTTGGGACAATACCCCATATTTTAGTGAGATTGACAAAACACCACGCCCAAGTAAGGAAGCGCAAAAGCAATTTAAATTGGATTCTGTTTACAATTATTTGAAATAA
- a CDS encoding sulfatase, with translation MKRFLLLLYIVTGGHMLYAQSKRPNIVFIMTDDHTIQAMSAYGSKLIKTPNLDRIASEGILFNNCFVTNAVCGPSRATILTGKYSHINGLTDNSKVFDSTQVIYPQLLKKAGYQTAMIGKWHLGSTPMGFDYYSILPNQGQYYQPEFLENGKRIKEQGYVTDIITDKAIGFLEKRDHNKPFMMIYQHKAPHRNWLPAPRHLGMFDNTVFPEPDNLLDDFKNRGRAAKEQLMNISTDMWPAWDLKMLSTAQLDSMARLPDNEKFKDAKGDDYKQANDPSLDKARFFEVYNRMTDKEKVNWRKVYDKRVAEFKKLNPKGADLVRWKYQQYMRDYLACVVSVDENVGRLMDYLKKIGELDNTIIVYTSDQGFYLGEHGYFDKRFMYDESFRTPLLVRYPASIKAGSVSNAFAMNLDFAPTLLDYAGVKIPDDMQGVSLRPVMDNAGKAPENWRKAVYYHYYEFPSWHMVKRHYGIRTERYKLIHFYNDIDEWELYDMQKDPKEMNNLYDNKAYLPVIKELKEQLKKLQVQYKDTNPTETISK, from the coding sequence TGTGTTCATCATGACAGATGATCACACCATTCAAGCTATGAGTGCTTATGGTAGTAAGTTAATTAAAACGCCCAACCTGGACAGGATTGCCAGCGAGGGTATTTTGTTTAATAACTGTTTTGTAACCAATGCCGTATGTGGCCCTTCAAGGGCTACAATTCTGACAGGTAAATACAGCCATATTAACGGTTTGACAGATAATTCTAAAGTGTTCGATAGCACACAAGTGATTTATCCTCAGTTGTTAAAGAAAGCAGGTTATCAAACTGCAATGATTGGTAAATGGCACCTGGGCTCAACCCCAATGGGGTTTGATTATTACAGCATTTTGCCTAATCAGGGACAGTATTATCAACCTGAATTTTTAGAAAATGGTAAACGGATTAAAGAACAAGGTTATGTAACGGATATCATTACGGATAAGGCGATTGGTTTTTTGGAAAAAAGAGATCATAACAAGCCTTTTATGATGATTTATCAGCACAAGGCACCGCACCGTAACTGGCTGCCAGCACCAAGACACTTGGGTATGTTCGACAATACTGTTTTCCCGGAACCTGATAATCTGTTGGATGATTTTAAGAATAGAGGTAGGGCTGCTAAAGAACAATTGATGAACATTTCTACGGATATGTGGCCTGCATGGGATCTTAAAATGCTTTCAACTGCGCAGTTAGATTCTATGGCTAGATTGCCGGATAACGAAAAGTTTAAAGATGCTAAGGGCGATGATTATAAGCAAGCCAATGATCCATCACTAGATAAAGCTCGTTTTTTTGAAGTGTATAACCGTATGACGGATAAGGAGAAAGTAAACTGGAGAAAAGTATATGACAAGCGTGTCGCTGAGTTTAAAAAGCTAAATCCTAAAGGTGCTGATCTTGTGCGTTGGAAATACCAACAATACATGCGAGATTACCTTGCTTGTGTGGTTTCTGTAGATGAAAACGTAGGTAGATTAATGGATTATCTGAAGAAAATAGGGGAGTTGGACAATACCATTATTGTATATACTTCCGATCAGGGGTTCTATTTGGGTGAGCACGGATACTTCGACAAGCGTTTTATGTACGATGAATCATTCAGGACGCCTTTATTGGTAAGGTATCCGGCATCTATTAAAGCTGGCTCAGTAAGCAATGCTTTTGCAATGAATCTTGATTTTGCACCAACTTTATTGGATTATGCAGGCGTTAAAATTCCTGATGATATGCAGGGTGTATCGCTGCGTCCGGTAATGGATAATGCAGGCAAAGCTCCTGAAAACTGGCGTAAGGCAGTGTATTATCATTATTATGAGTTCCCAAGCTGGCACATGGTGAAAAGACATTATGGTATTAGAACAGAGCGTTATAAGCTGATCCATTTTTACAATGATATCGATGAATGGGAGCTTTATGATATGCAAAAAGATCCAAAGGAAATGAATAATTTGTATGATAATAAAGCATATCTACCAGTCATAAAAGAGCTAAAAGAGCAGCTTAAAAAATTACAGGTGCAATATAAAGACACGAATCCAACAGAAACTATTTCAAAATAA